CGGGGCCCCTGCTTCTCCGAGTGGTCTCACATTTGTTGGGAGGTGTGCGTCTGCTGTGGCTCGGGTGACATCTTAGGGGGCCAATTTACACTCACAGgacttgtttctctctctttcgaCTGCCCTGAATAGCGGAGAATCCGGGGCAGGAAAGACTGTGAACACCAAAAGGGTCATCCAGTACTTTGCAACAATTGCAGCGACTGGAGACCTCGCCAAGAAGAAGGACTCCAAAATGAGGGTATGGAGAGGAGAAAGGCTTGTTCTGCTTCCACTGCCAACCTTTGTCTTAACTTCAGAACGAGGGGGCAAGGGGAGGCGACACCCCACCTCCACAAGGAAGGGAGAGCAGGCCAGGATTTAAAGTCTCACAGGACAGCCAGTTCTCCTAGACGACCCAGCATGTGGTTGATGTTACAGGACCAGATCCTGTGATTGCCTAGAAAACAAGCTTCTAAGGCTCCACTAAGAAAAGTCACTTTGGGAGCAGCTCACATACACCAGAATCACACATACCAATTGGAGAGAACTGTAGTGTCTACTTGCCTTTCAAAACGAATATAACAGTATGAAATGAACACCAATGACCTAGCTACTTGGAGAATCAAGGAGCTGAAGGGTTAAGTGAGGAGGTTTAGGTCAAGACACCCAGCTTGAGCCAAATCTAAGAATGGCAAGCGTGAGGCGTGCTGATGGTTTGGCTGGGCCCCAGGTTGgaaagcagggcagggagggtccGGCGACCCGGGGCTGCAGGAGCGAAGGCAGCAGGTGCCGCGGAGCTCACTGTCGCGTGCGGCTCTTCCTGCCCCAACCCCCTGCTCCAGGGGACTCTCGAAGACCAGATCATCAGCGCCAACCCGCTGCTGGAGGCCTTCGGGAACGCCAAGACCGTGAGGAACGACAACTCGTCCCGCTTTGTGAGTTTGCACCGGCTCAAGCTGGGAGCTCCTCTGAGGCCCGCAAGTAGGCGAGGGCCCTGCTTCCAGGAGGCTGCAGTCCTGGGGGTGGAccgcaaaagaaggaaacaaatcaacaAGACAGTCTGGGACAAGGATTCCTTGGTAGACAGTGCAGTAAAGAGGGCGTGTGGTAGTGTAACTGTGAGCCGGGTCTCCTTTAGACGGGGCTggcagggaagccctctttgtgggggcggggggctggccTGTGAACCCCAAGATCCACAGGATGAGGACAGGGGACTGGCGGGGTCAAGGGACCTCAGGGGGTCCGAGGGGCTGCAGGAGGCAGGCAGcatgaggggaggtggggaggggtggtagGGAGGGACCTGGAGCCTCGGAGTCCGTAGGCCAGGAGAAGGGGTTTGGGTTTCATTCAGGAAGCTACTGAGGGATCCTttaagagggaagtgatatggtgTGATTTGCATCTTGAACACAATCTCTCTTACTTTGTTGACTGTCTTGGGGGTCGGAGGGTAGGGGAGTGGCGTTTGGAGGCAGTGTGGAAcaaggggatggagaagggagaCACAGCCAAccggaaagagagggagaggaggacatGCTTCACTTCAAATTACTGGGGAATAAGGTTCCCGTTCACATTCCCCAGGAGATGGGTAGGAACACTTGGAGTCACGGTACACCTggtctcccttcccccacagggCAAGTTCATCCGAATCCATTTTGGTACCACGGGCAAGCTGGCCTCTGCAGATATTGAAACGTGTAAGTAGATCCCTGGGATCAGGTGATGTCTCGGGACATCAGGGGAGCAGTTTGGAAAACAGTCCTGTGTTTGTGTTCCTAGATCTGCTGGAAAAATCGAGAGTAACCTTCCAGCTGAAGGCTGAGAGGAGCTACCACATCTTCTACCAGATTCTTTCCAACAAGAAGCCCGAGCTCATAGGTGAGGACGTCCCCAGAGGGGTTGGTCTGAGGCATTTCGGCTTTTGAGTGAGTGGACCAAAGAGAGCTGTGTGTATGCACAGGTGACTCGGCAGCCAGCAGAGGAAGCTTGCTTTAGAAATGGGATGCGGCTGTTTTGACAGTGACATGTCAATTTGAAAAACGCAATCCAATGGACAGTGAAAGGCTGAGACACAAATTGGTTTATTCAGCTCTGGTTTATAGAAACTGGCCGAATGACCAAGCAGTTAGTGGTCCTCTAGCGCCCCCTTGTGTTCTGGCACAGAAACCAACATTTCACCAAATGCTGTGAGGCCAACGCAAAATCGGATGAACCACCAGCTGGTGGATGTCCACCCTGCCCTTTGTCCCGCACCTAACAGGGGCCTCGTGCCCTTCTTTGCTCCCTGGCTGTGTCTCTGCTCAGCCTTCTGGGCCCAAGCCTGGAAATAGGCTGCAGCTTTTCAACAGGTTTTGGAAAAGACTGTGATTCTACCCAATGATCTGTGCTTCCCTCCCCGTGGCTCTGTCCTGGCCCACACTCGGCCAGTTTTCCCGATTAACCTTTCCCAACCGACATGGATCTGCGCCCTTTGCACGCAAAGCAAGAGAATTTAAATATTCTCTCTGTGGTTCTTATCCTACATGGCCTGGGCGGGCTGCAGAGTCTTCCCTGGACTTTATATTCAGCCACAGCCTGAGTACCGAGAGACTGTTTAAGAGATTTCTAACTCTACCCTTAGCCTGGGCCCCAGCAGCAAAAGTCTCAGCTGACGACACAGAAGCTGAAAGCCCCTAGTGGATGTTTTCTTTGCATCCATGTGACCTCCTCTAAATGGTCATCGTTGCAGAGCTGCTGCTTATTACAACCAACCCTTATGACTACCCGTTCATCAGCCAGGGTGAGATCCTGGTGGGCAGCATTGACGATGCGGAGGAGCTGCTGGCTACGGATGTAAGCagacggcgggggcggggggcggcgcgGGGCTGCTCCTCCATCACTGGGGTCAGCCGGCTGACGTGCTTTCTTCCAATGCCAGAGCGCCATTGACATCCTGGGCTTCACCCCAGAGGAGAAATGTGGACTCTACAAGCTGACAGGCGCCGTGATGCACTACGGGAACATGAAGTTCAAGCAGAAGCAGCGGGAGGAGCAGGCGGAGCCAGACGGCACCGAAGGTACCACGTCACCGCGGCGGCCGCGCGCCAGGGCCAGGGGGCGTCCGTCCAGCTGAGGTCGCtcggggcctttttttttttttttttttttttttttccggtacgcaggcctctcactgttgtggcctctcccgttgcggagcacaggctccgaacacacaggcctagccactccgcggcatgtgggatcttcctggaccgggacatgaacccgtgtcccctgcatcggcaggcggactctcaaccactgcgccaccagggaagccccgcagggCCTCTTTTGAAAGCACTTACTCCTCCTCATGCCTAGAGAGGCAAACCTCTGCAGGGCTCAGATGCCTACAGGCACGGTTACTGCCCCGTCTGCTGAATCACTAGAATGGCCCTGCTTCAGACACAGTAAGGAGTGACCAGGGGTTTCTGGAACCCAGTGCCGCCTTTTCATAAAATCTATCATATTCTCTGAGTGACTCAGCTCCCACCGGCCACAGGTAAGCAGTTTAGAGACACGGAATGTAAACACATGAAGATGGGCTGAGCCGAGCGTGGAAACATCCGGATGACTTTCAGAGTGGTTCTTCCGCTTTGCCAAGCATCAGGGGTTTCCCTTGTAATCAGCCTTCTTTTCCTGCCAGTGGCTGACAAGACAGCCTATCTGATGGGCCTGAACTCTTCGGACCTCCTGAAAGCTTTGTGCTTCCCCAGAGTGAAAGTAGGGAACGAGTATGTTACCAAGGGCCAGACCGTGGACCAGGTAAGTGGCTGCCGCAGGCTGGGAAAGGACGCAGCACCCGACGGCCGCTGCCTCCAGACTCACCGGCTGGCCCCTCCGCACAGGTGCACCATGCCGTGAACGCCCTCTCCAAATCCGTCTACGAGAAGCTGTTCCTGTGGATGGTCACCCGCATCAACCAGCAGCTGGACACCAAACTGCCAAGACAGCACTTCATTGGCGTCCTGGACATCGCGGGCTTTGAGATCTTTGAGGTTTGTGTTATACTCGTTTGGCTTTGTGTTGGGGGCTGGTTTTTGTGATCCTATAGGCGAGATGTCAAGGCAGCCCACACGTCATCCAGCATCACATCTTGGAGGAAAACAAGATGGAGGGTGGATCAGGTAGAAGAGAACATGGAAGGGTGTGTGTTATTTTAAGAGGGAGGAAGGCTTGTGTCAAGTGGAATTTTAAAGACAACCccaaatggataaaagaaaacaaaaaatcaaatgcaATTACTGACAATAGGGAGAGCCAGAAACAGAGAAGAAGTTGACAATAAGCCAACCATGTGATGTTTTACATAAATATCCTACAGGCTCTGGGTTAGAAGCACATAGCCATCCATCAAAGCATATGTTTGATGTCTGCCAGGTATAAGACTTGCAGGTGAAAAAAAGATGAGCTTGTAGTTTATAGAGGACAACGAGAAGTACGTAAGGCACACAGAAGACCAACTACAGATAAGGCAGGCCGTGGCCAGCGCCCAGGAGAGGCCCAGACCGTGGACTCAGGAGAAGCATCTTCCAgctggaaatcagagaagactcCAAGGATGTGTGGTCTCCGCTGAGCCCAAGAATGTGCCCATTCCTGAAAGCATAAATGAGCTGGCGAGAGCCCAAGACCATGAGGAGGAAGGCTGATGCGTGTTTGGTTTTGAAAGAAGTCTAACTTTTCATGTGAACCTTATGTTTTGGTGTCAGTACAACAGCCTGGAGCAGCTGTGCATCAACTTCACCAACGAGAAGCTGCAGCAGTTCTTCAACCACCACATGTTCGTGCTGGAGCAGGAGGAGTACAAGAAGGAGGGCATCGAGTGGGAGTTCATCGACTTCGGGATGGACCTGGCCGCCTGCATTGAGCTCATCGAGAAGGTACCTGCTGTGTGCACTCAGCAGCCGCCCCTCGCCGACCTGCTGCTTGACACTGCAGCTCATACCTGCCCCGTATGCACCCTGCCTTGGTCCAGCCGATGGGCATCTTCTCCATCCTGGAAGAGGAGTGCATGTTCcccaaggccacagacacctccTTCAAGAACAAGCTGTATGACCAGCACCTGGGCAAGTCCAGCAACTTCCAGAAGCCCAAGGCGGTCAAGGGCAGGGCCGAGGCCCACTTCTCGCTGATCCACTACGCGGGCACCGTGGACTACAGCGTCTCGGGCTGGCTGGAGAAGAACAAGGACCCCCTGAACGAGACGGTGGTCGGCCTGTACCAGAAGTCCTCCAACAGGCTCCTGGCACACCTCTACGCCACCTTCGCCATGGCAGACGGTAACAGACTCTGCGGGGTGCCTTGGACCCGCACTTTTTCATTCCACTCAGCCCACGGGACTGGAACGGCTCTGTAGGTCTGCTAACAGCACatgccatcttttctttctttcagctgaCAGTGGAAAGAAGAAAGTTGCCAAGAAAAAGGGTTCTTCCTTCCAAACCGTCTCTGCCCTTTTCAGGGTAAGAAAGATACAAATTTATTTGCTTGTAATTGGTTTAAGTCATCTCAAAATGAGCAACGCAGAGATGCTAAACTTGATTCACTCAGGAACAGTGATGCAGTCTTAATCTGGTCACTGTCACTTAGGGAGGGTGAGTGGCAGTATGGTGATACACAGAGGAGGTCTAATAAATGGAGGACCAGAACTGAGCCATCACTTTAAATGGCATCTGCCGCATGTGCCGGCTGGCCAGGGAGGCGAGTCCTCAGTACAGACCTTCCGACTTGCCTGAAGGACACAGGCAGTAGCATGTCCGGTGCCCAGTGGAGCTGGACACTCCTCTTGAGTTGATTTCAGAGGCATTTTGTACTTGGTTAGTCTCTGGTGGTTCACTGTGAAGCAAAAGTCTGTTATATCAGTTATTTGCCTACACTTCTAGCCaaaagattattaaaagaaaaagttaaataataccTTTATTCCTTAGAAtttatgataaatttaaaatacatacctTACTTTTTTGTTACATCTCCGTTTCTGTAAAAGCCTATAGTAGGCTCACTATcaaatttaatctttttattttaggaaaaccTGAACAAGCTGATGTCAAATTTAAGAACAACCCACCCTCACTTTGTGCGCTGTATAATTCCCAACGAAACCAAAACCCCAGGTAAGACACCCGCTGGCTCTGCAGGCGGCACTCAGGCTTTAGGAGGTTGTGTGTGAAGCTGACGTTTGCGGCTTCTCTTCCCAGGCGCCATGGAGCACAGCCTTGTCCTGCACCAGCTGCGCTGCAACGGTGTGCTGGAGGGCATCCGCATCTGCAGGAAGGGCTTCCCGAGCAGGATCCTCTACGGGGATTTTAAACAAAGGTGTGTGAGAAAATGCTCTGTCTGCTTCTCGAGAAGATGTGCAAACGCTGGGACTTGAGAGGGAGGAATCCTGGTATGAAAAGACCCGTTTCAAAAGAACAGCTGTGGACTCCATGTAGAATGATTAACCTACCACTCGGCCAAGGTATACAGTTTTCTCCCACATTTTCTCAGGAGCTTATCTGACATACAACACGTCAGAAAAACACCTGGCCTAAGAGTCAGTAGGCCTAGGTTCTAGGCCACTCTGGCCTGTGACCAAGAGCAAGATTCCTTCCCTCTCTGGACCTTGGCCTTCTTGCCTCTTGGAAGAGAGGCCTGAACTGGTTTCCAAAGTTCATGTCTTTGCTAATGGTCTACGATGTTTCTGTGTCCACAACGGCAGATACCGAGTGCTGAATGCCAGCGCCATCCCTGAGGGGCAGTTCATCGACAGCAAGAAGGCGTGTGAAAAGCTGCTGGCATCCATCGACATTGATCACACTCAGTACAAGTTTGGACACACCAAGGTACTGCATCAGCTCTGAAAGATGTTGGCGTGTGGTCCCCGTTAGACTTCTCCGGAAAACTGACTCAAGTCATCCTTCTCCCCTCAAGGTGTTCTTCAAGGCTGGCTTGCTGGGAACCCTGGAGGAAATGCGGGATGACCGCCTGGCCAAGCTGATCACCCGGACGCAAGCTGTGTGCAGAGGGTTCCTCATGCGTGTGGAATTCCAGAAGATGGTGCAGAGAAGGTCGAGCGGGGTTTGTGCTCAGACCTGAGCTCTTCAGGAGAAGTGGGGAGTCTCTCTTAGAAAAACActgatgttttgtttttagggAGTCCATCTTCTGCATCCAGTACAACATCCGAGCCTTCATGAACGTCAAGCACTGGCCCTGGATGAAACTGTTCTTCAAGATCAAGCCCCTCCTCAAGAGCGCAGAAACCGAGAAGGAGATGACCACCATGAAGGAAGAGTTCCAGAAAACCAAAGATGAACTCGCCAAGTCAGAGGCCAAAAGGAAGGAACTGGAGGAAAAAATGGTGACtctcttgaaagagaaaaatgagctgCAGCTCCAAGTACAAGCTGTAGGTgtttaggaatttttttaaaactttccttctAGAtttgattatttaagaaaatgactTTTGGTGGGAGTTTTGCTTTTTAGTTGCGATGCTTCGTAAAGGACTTCATGTATAACAAAATACTGGAATGTCACAAATCTTATCTTTTAACCATTAAAGGAAATcatgatatattttcttctttttttaaggaaagtgaAAACTTGTTGGATGCAGAGGAAAGATGTGATCAACTGATCAAAGCCAAGTTCCAGCTTGAGGCAAAGATCAAGGAGGTGACTGAGAGAGCTGAGGATGAGGAAGAGATCAATGCTGAGCTGACGGCCAAGAAGAGGAAACTGGAGGACGAATGTTCGGAACTGAAGAAAGACATAGATGACCTTGAGCTCACACTGGCCAAGGTTgagaaggagaaacatgccacaGAGAACAAGGTGGTACACTCTTTGTGGGCCCTTCCAGCTTGATGTGGTCAATGCAAACCCGACTTGATCTCTTCTTGTAATTGCCTGTGGCTTCTTCTTAGGTTAAAAACCTTACTGAGGAACTCGCTGGTTTGGATGAAACCATTGCAAAGTTAACCAGGGAGAAGAAAGCCCTCCAAGAGGCCCACCAGCAGACGCTGGATGACCTCCAGGCTGAAGAGGACAAAGTCAATTCCTTGAGCAAAATCAAGAGTAAACTGGAACAGCAGGTGGATGATGTGAGTAAAGGATGCTAGTCGGGAGGCCTGGGCCTCAGGGTGGGAAGAGCCCCCGAGAACCCTCTGGTGCAAAGCATTTGTTCTCAAAAGGAAACGGTGACTTTTGCAGCTGGAAAGCTCCCTAGAACAAGAAAAGAAGCTTCGTGTAGACCTGGAAAGGAACAAAAGGAAGCTTGAGGGAGACCTGAAGCTTGCCCACGAGTCCATATTGGATCTGGAGAATGACAAGCAACAGCTGGATGAAAGGCTCAAGAAGTGCGCCCCGAAACCACCGAGTTCAGCTTTCCAATTCCCAGGTATTTGGTCTTCACACGTTCTGCACTTCCCTTCACAGGAAGGATTTCGAGTACAGTCAGCTGCAAAGCAAAGTGGAAGATGAGCAGACTCTGGGCCTGCAGTTtcagaagaaaatcaaagagCTACAGGTAGGAGGCGTTTGGGACTTTTCTTTCACACGTGGTCACGTACAGTGGGTGGGGGGTGTCTATTACACGTCATTAGAGCAAAGCGGGCAGGACCATGGGTCTCCTTTCTGCTAGGCTGACACAGTAGTGATGAACAGTTTTTCCGTAACTGTTGACAAAGCACATAATTGAAGTATTTCAAGTCCACATGCAGTTGGAATGGACTATATCCTGGGTGGCCGCTGCAGGGGTAATGCCTGTGTCGAGGCAGGAAAAACTCGTGTCAGAGAAAATTGGCAGCATTGGTATCGTTCGGGGAACAGTCCGAGAGTGGTTTGTCTAATGGGAGGGGAAGCTGGCCTGGTGTTGACACTGGAAGTCAGGAGTGTCGTGGGGCGGCCTGCCCTCAGGCCCGCAtcgaggagctggaggaggagatcGAGGCAGAGCGGGCCTCCCGCGCCAAAGCAGAGAAGCAGCGCTCGGACCTCTCCCGGGAGCTGGAGGAGATCAGCGAGCGGCTGGAGGAGGCGGGCGGCGTCACATCCACGCAGATAGAGCTCAACAAGAAGCGTGAGGCCGAGTTCCTGAAGCTGCGCCGGGACCTGGAGGAGGCCACCCTGCAGCACGAGGCCACGGCGGCCACGCTGAGGAAGAAGCACGCGGACAGTGTGGCCGAGCTGGGGGAGCAGATTGACAACCTGCAGAGGGTCAAGCAGAagctggagaaggagaagagtgagTTCAAGCTGGAGCTCGACGACCTCGGCAGCAATGTGGAGAGCGTGTCCAAGTCCaaggtgcggggtggggggcgccTCATCCTCAGGTGAGGGGgaccctgcctccttcccacctgATCGCTGACTCAGCTTCCTCCCCCTTCTCAACCCTGCAGGCGAATCTGGAGAAAATCTGCCGCACCCTGGAGGATCAGTTAAGCGAGGCCAGGGGCAAGAACGAGGAATGTCAGAGGAGCCTGAGCGAACTGACCGCACAGAAGGCACGTCTGCAGACGGAGGCCGGTGAGCGCCGGGAAACGGTGGGGGCAGTGCCTCCTGGACACCCACAGAGGGCAACTGGTCAGAACGAAAGGCAGGGTTTGTTTGGGGGAGGATTTCTAGGGAAGCAGATTTTCAGGAGAGAGGCAATCAGAATAACCCACGAAAGCGCCATTTAGAATGTCCCAAAGGAGGAGAGCACTGAAAGTTCAGTAAGAAGGAGAGAGACATGGACTGGAATGAGGAGGGACCCAGAACACCACCTGCTTCAAGCGCTTTCAAAATTAATGTAACCCTGCCTCAAAAAGAACCTAGAGGGCAGAAGTGGGACTAGGAACCAAGTCCCATGGCTTTTCTACTTCTCGCTGCACGTTAATGCAGATTCGTTGTCTGCAATGGGGGCGTTTTAAACAGTAAAGAAAGAAACACGGCCAATTTGTATAGGCTCTTGGTGTGTGATAAAAATACAGGGCAACATTATCCGGGACTCCCACCTAGAAAGGACTGGTTCACCCAGCGCTGGTCCTCCAGCCCATCATCACGGGTGAACCAGTCCTTTGTAGCAGCTCGACCGAGACAGTGACAAAAAGAAGTTCAGGGGCCACTTCTCCCATGATCTTGGGAGTTCACCCCTGGAGTCCGAAGGCCTCTCCCccaccttctttttctcttgcctcTACGTAAGCATATAAACCAGAACCACCGTAGCCACCCAAAAATCCAGCTTCAAACTACTGAAACTAGAAGTCCTAAGGAACGCAGCTAAGAGATGCAGTATTTCCCCCAGTGACAAACAAGCAAACAGCTGGAAGCACCAGCCACTGAAAGGTCTGATGGGAGTGTTTAG
Above is a genomic segment from Phocoena sinus isolate mPhoSin1 chromosome 20, mPhoSin1.pri, whole genome shotgun sequence containing:
- the LOC116745403 gene encoding myosin-3, giving the protein MSSGTEMEVFGIAAPFLRKSEKERIEAQNQPFDAKTYCFVVDSKEEYAKGKIKSTQDGKVTVETEDNRTLVVKPEDVYAMNPPKFDRIEDMAMLTHLNEPAVLYNLKDRYTSWMIYTYSGLFCVTVNPYKWLPVYNPEVVEGYRGKKRQEAPPHIFSISDNAYQFMLTDRENQSILITGESGAGKTVNTKRVIQYFATIAATGDLAKKKDSKMRGTLEDQIISANPLLEAFGNAKTVRNDNSSRFGKFIRIHFGTTGKLASADIETYLLEKSRVTFQLKAERSYHIFYQILSNKKPELIELLLITTNPYDYPFISQGEILVGSIDDAEELLATDSAIDILGFTPEEKCGLYKLTGAVMHYGNMKFKQKQREEQAEPDGTEVADKTAYLMGLNSSDLLKALCFPRVKVGNEYVTKGQTVDQVHHAVNALSKSVYEKLFLWMVTRINQQLDTKLPRQHFIGVLDIAGFEIFEYNSLEQLCINFTNEKLQQFFNHHMFVLEQEEYKKEGIEWEFIDFGMDLAACIELIEKPMGIFSILEEECMFPKATDTSFKNKLYDQHLGKSSNFQKPKAVKGRAEAHFSLIHYAGTVDYSVSGWLEKNKDPLNETVVGLYQKSSNRLLAHLYATFAMADADSGKKKVAKKKGSSFQTVSALFRENLNKLMSNLRTTHPHFVRCIIPNETKTPGAMEHSLVLHQLRCNGVLEGIRICRKGFPSRILYGDFKQRYRVLNASAIPEGQFIDSKKACEKLLASIDIDHTQYKFGHTKVFFKAGLLGTLEEMRDDRLAKLITRTQAVCRGFLMRVEFQKMVQRRESIFCIQYNIRAFMNVKHWPWMKLFFKIKPLLKSAETEKEMTTMKEEFQKTKDELAKSEAKRKELEEKMVTLLKEKNELQLQVQAESENLLDAEERCDQLIKAKFQLEAKIKEVTERAEDEEEINAELTAKKRKLEDECSELKKDIDDLELTLAKVEKEKHATENKVKNLTEELAGLDETIAKLTREKKALQEAHQQTLDDLQAEEDKVNSLSKIKSKLEQQVDDLESSLEQEKKLRVDLERNKRKLEGDLKLAHESILDLENDKQQLDERLKKKDFEYSQLQSKVEDEQTLGLQFQKKIKELQARIEELEEEIEAERASRAKAEKQRSDLSRELEEISERLEEAGGVTSTQIELNKKREAEFLKLRRDLEEATLQHEATAATLRKKHADSVAELGEQIDNLQRVKQKLEKEKSEFKLELDDLGSNVESVSKSKANLEKICRTLEDQLSEARGKNEECQRSLSELTAQKARLQTEAGELSRQLEEKESIVSQLSRSKQAFTQQVEELKRQLEEESKAKSALAHALQSSRHDCDLLREQYEEEQEAKAEMQRALSKANSEVAQWRTKYETDAIQRTEELEEAKKKLAQRLQDSEEQVEAVNAKCASLEKTRQRLQAEVEDLMGDVDRANSLAAALDKKQRNFDKVLAEWKTKCEESQAELEASLKESRSLSTELFKLKNAYEEALDQLETVKRENKNLEQEIADLTEQIAENGKTIHELEKSRKQIELEKADIQLALEEAEAALEHEEAKILRIQLELSQVKSEIDRKVAEKDEEIEQLKRNYQRAVETMQSALDAEVRSRNEAIRIKKKMEGDLNEIEIQLSHANRQAAETLKHLRSVQGQLKDTQLHLDDALRGQEDLKEQLAIVERRANLLQAEIEELRATLEQTERSRKTAEQELLDASERVQLLHTQNTSLIHTKKKLETDLLQLQSEVEDASRDARSAEEKAKKAITDAAMMAEELKKEQDTSAHLERMKKNLEQTVKDLQHHLDEAEQLALKGGKKQIQKLEARIRELEFELEGEQKKNTESVKGLRKYERRVKELTYQCEEDRKNVVRLQDLVDKLQVKVKSYKRQAEEADEQANAHLTKFRKAQHELEEAEERADIAESQVNKLRAKTRDFTSSRMVVHESEE